In bacterium, one genomic interval encodes:
- the tgt gene encoding tRNA guanosine(34) transglycosylase Tgt: MAEVERHPFSVAFEDPSGTSARRAVLTTEHGEIQTPHFFPVGTLGVVKTLTPRELVESHVQAMLANSYHLYLRPGLDILKEAGGLHRFMRWERPILTDSGGFQVFSLAEIRKVHEHGVRFQSHLDGSYHEFTPESVVKIQRHIGSDMMMVLDLCPPYPCSHSQADDWNRLTIQWAKQALVAEAEQPILYGHRQNLWAIVQGSTYHDLRKESAAALIDLDFPGYAIGGMAVGEPKSIFHELVPLTVEMLPKHKPRYLMGVGFPEDLLRCVSWGVDFFDCVLPTRNGRNGCAFTWNGRVIIKTARHKSEFVPLEADCECYTCRTYDRAYLRHLFVCDELLGLRLISLHNVHFYQDLMRQMRAHLDAGDFGPWMQSVLPQVEQKDS; encoded by the coding sequence GTGGCAGAAGTAGAACGTCATCCATTTTCAGTTGCGTTTGAGGATCCGTCCGGCACGAGCGCACGGCGCGCGGTGTTGACGACGGAGCATGGCGAGATTCAGACGCCGCACTTCTTTCCCGTCGGTACACTGGGTGTTGTCAAAACGCTGACGCCGCGCGAATTGGTCGAGTCGCATGTGCAGGCGATGCTGGCGAATAGCTATCATCTCTATTTGCGGCCTGGGCTCGACATTCTCAAGGAGGCCGGCGGTCTGCATAGGTTCATGCGCTGGGAGCGCCCTATTCTCACGGACTCGGGCGGTTTTCAAGTGTTCTCCCTTGCGGAGATTCGTAAGGTCCACGAACACGGTGTCCGGTTTCAGTCACACCTCGATGGAAGCTATCACGAGTTCACGCCCGAGTCGGTCGTCAAGATTCAGCGGCACATTGGCTCCGACATGATGATGGTCCTTGATCTGTGTCCACCCTATCCGTGTTCGCATAGCCAGGCCGATGACTGGAATCGGCTGACCATTCAATGGGCGAAGCAGGCGCTGGTAGCCGAGGCGGAACAACCGATCCTGTATGGACATCGGCAGAATCTGTGGGCAATTGTGCAGGGCTCGACGTACCATGACTTGCGCAAAGAGTCGGCGGCGGCGCTGATTGATTTGGATTTCCCGGGCTACGCGATCGGCGGCATGGCGGTTGGCGAGCCGAAGAGTATTTTTCACGAGCTTGTACCGCTGACGGTCGAGATGTTGCCAAAGCATAAACCGCGTTACCTGATGGGCGTGGGGTTCCCGGAAGATCTACTGCGGTGCGTGTCGTGGGGCGTGGATTTCTTCGACTGCGTTCTGCCGACCCGCAACGGCCGCAACGGTTGCGCCTTCACCTGGAACGGCCGCGTGATCATCAAGACGGCGCGGCACAAGAGCGAGTTTGTGCCACTTGAAGCAGACTGTGAGTGCTACACGTGCCGGACCTATGACCGCGCCTATTTGCGGCATTTGTTCGTGTGCGACGAATTGTTAGGCCTGCGATTGATTTCGCTGCACAATGTCCATTTTTATCAAGACTTGATGCGGCAGATGCGCGCGCACCTCGACGCCGGAGATTTCGGCCCGTGGATGCAGAGCGTACTGCCACAAGTTGAACAGAAAGACTCTTAA
- a CDS encoding zinc metallopeptidase translates to MLPFFDWTMVLILPAFALALWAQFKVKGTYREFSDVHSRLGMTGQQVARRILDQNGLHDVAVEPIAGELTDHYHPGDRKVRLSEGIFGSTSLSALAVAAHEVGHAIQHKVGYAPMSWRASLVPVANIGSMAAMPLFFIGMFIPNISWMMDLAIIFFAAAVLFHMVTLPVEFDASNRALAILGNGSFLAPDEVAGARKVLNAAAWTYVAAATMALLQMARLILLRNSRD, encoded by the coding sequence ATGTTACCGTTTTTCGATTGGACAATGGTTCTCATTTTGCCCGCGTTCGCGCTGGCGTTGTGGGCGCAGTTCAAAGTGAAAGGCACCTATCGTGAATTCAGTGACGTGCACTCGCGGCTGGGCATGACCGGCCAGCAGGTCGCGCGCAGGATTCTGGACCAGAATGGCCTGCATGACGTGGCCGTAGAACCGATTGCGGGCGAGCTTACTGACCATTACCACCCGGGCGATCGCAAGGTCCGCCTGTCGGAAGGTATCTTCGGCTCGACCAGCCTGTCGGCGTTGGCGGTGGCGGCGCACGAAGTCGGCCATGCGATCCAGCACAAGGTCGGTTACGCTCCAATGAGCTGGCGTGCGTCCCTCGTGCCCGTGGCTAACATCGGAAGCATGGCCGCGATGCCGCTGTTTTTCATTGGCATGTTCATTCCCAACATCAGTTGGATGATGGACCTAGCGATCATCTTCTTTGCCGCCGCCGTGCTGTTTCACATGGTGACGCTGCCTGTGGAATTTGACGCCTCCAATCGCGCTTTGGCAATACTGGGTAACGGTAGTTTCCTGGCTCCAGACGAAGTCGCAGGCGCACGCAAGGTGCTGAACGCGGCAGCGTGGACCTACGTGGCTGCAGCGACGATGGCTCTCTTGCAAATGGCACGTTTGATCCTGTTACGGAATAGCCGCGACTAA
- a CDS encoding sigma-54-dependent Fis family transcriptional regulator, whose product MLNKNWMESRYTLGSLVARSAAMQRLVRQASLQTHSDASLLVVGDTGTGKSMLSRAIHNSSSRGPLPFVAVAAARLTPDACESILFGNAQGESGALARAAGGTLLLRDVEELGPVAQERISQLLSSAAFTTAAGERCTVNFRLMCTGHTGDLAERLARGMFSEELYSQLSSSVLTMPTLTERNADIPYLVSDILRNFAERERVSRPSVPYHYMELLTRVEWPENVQQLRNHVESVMALSDGRFDPAIVLAHFEETASPQSLKSLVQELLHKLVVAPQAASASATN is encoded by the coding sequence ATGCTAAACAAAAACTGGATGGAGAGCCGCTATACACTCGGTTCGCTTGTGGCCCGCAGCGCGGCCATGCAGCGGCTGGTGCGCCAGGCCAGCTTGCAGACGCACAGTGATGCGTCGCTGCTTGTGGTCGGCGACACCGGAACCGGGAAGTCCATGCTCTCTCGCGCCATACACAATTCGTCTTCACGCGGACCTCTCCCATTCGTGGCGGTTGCAGCGGCGCGCTTGACACCGGATGCCTGCGAGAGCATTCTATTTGGCAACGCACAGGGCGAAAGCGGAGCGCTCGCACGCGCTGCAGGAGGAACGCTCTTGCTGCGTGACGTTGAAGAGTTAGGCCCTGTGGCCCAAGAGCGGATCTCGCAGCTTCTGAGTTCAGCGGCCTTCACCACAGCGGCCGGCGAGCGCTGCACGGTCAATTTCCGCCTGATGTGCACCGGACATACCGGTGACCTTGCCGAACGGCTGGCGCGGGGCATGTTCTCGGAAGAGCTATATAGCCAGCTCTCATCGTCTGTCCTGACGATGCCCACACTGACCGAGCGCAACGCGGATATTCCGTACCTCGTGTCAGATATTCTGCGCAACTTCGCTGAACGCGAGCGCGTCAGCCGACCAAGCGTTCCCTATCACTATATGGAACTGCTGACGCGCGTGGAATGGCCGGAGAACGTCCAGCAACTGCGAAACCATGTCGAGAGCGTGATGGCGCTATCAGACGGCCGCTTTGATCCGGCGATCGTATTGGCGCACTTCGAAGAAACGGCGTCGCCGCAGTCGCTGAAGAGCCTCGTGCAAGAGCTGCTGCACAAACTGGTCGTCGCACCCCAAGCCGCCAGCGCGTCCGCGACAAACTGA
- a CDS encoding methionyl-tRNA formyltransferase, whose amino-acid sequence MRIVFCGNPEFAVPTLDALLASDHEVAAVVTSPDQPQGRGRKLAPMPVKAIALERGLQVLSPGKLRDAGFLEQLRDIGPEALVVVAFRILPREMFALPKWGSLNVHPSLLPKGRGPAPIQWTLLRGETETGVTIIRLTEQIDGGGMLAQERTAVAPSENFGELHNRLAGIGARMLVGVLDLLAAGASLNPIPQDESQVTAAPKLRVIDFELNLRESGGQLVNRIRAFSPAPGAVIRAGEFSLKIMRAELADNPEPLTPGQVQLNQDSMLIGTGDVPISLKIVKPAGKREMLIADFLRGRPALPHCFDLTTLE is encoded by the coding sequence TTGCGCATCGTCTTTTGCGGTAATCCGGAATTCGCCGTGCCGACGCTTGATGCGTTGCTGGCAAGTGACCATGAGGTGGCGGCGGTCGTCACGAGCCCTGATCAGCCGCAGGGTCGGGGCCGTAAGCTCGCCCCGATGCCCGTCAAGGCCATCGCACTCGAGCGCGGCTTGCAGGTCTTGTCACCGGGCAAGCTCAGGGACGCCGGCTTTCTCGAACAACTGCGCGACATTGGTCCGGAGGCGTTGGTGGTCGTGGCGTTTCGGATCCTGCCGCGGGAGATGTTTGCGCTGCCGAAATGGGGTTCGTTAAACGTACATCCGAGCCTACTTCCGAAGGGCCGAGGTCCGGCACCGATTCAGTGGACGCTGTTGCGCGGCGAAACTGAGACTGGCGTGACGATTATTCGCTTGACGGAGCAGATTGATGGCGGTGGCATGCTCGCACAGGAGCGGACGGCTGTGGCACCGTCGGAGAATTTCGGGGAGCTGCACAATCGTCTGGCAGGCATTGGCGCACGGATGCTCGTTGGAGTGCTTGACCTGTTGGCGGCTGGAGCGAGCCTTAACCCGATACCTCAAGATGAATCGCAGGTCACCGCCGCTCCGAAACTTAGGGTGATTGACTTTGAGCTGAACCTACGGGAATCCGGCGGACAGTTGGTGAACCGGATTCGTGCGTTCAGCCCGGCGCCCGGGGCTGTCATTCGGGCAGGTGAATTTAGTTTGAAGATCATGCGGGCCGAACTTGCGGACAACCCAGAGCCGCTAACGCCCGGGCAAGTTCAGCTAAATCAGGATTCTATGCTCATTGGAACAGGGGATGTGCCGATTTCGTTAAAGATTGTGAAACCGGCTGGCAAGCGGGAGATGCTGATCGCAGATTTCTTGCGCGGCCGTCCCGCTCTGCCGCACTGCTTTGACTTAACCACTTTGGAGTAA
- the yajC gene encoding preprotein translocase subunit YajC, whose translation MFLPVLQADAAAQPSILGALLPFVLIIVVMYFLMIRPQQKRQKAHNAMLAAVKAGDEVVTMGGVYGKVAGIDEKDNTLWLKISDEVKIKVDRAAVARVIGA comes from the coding sequence ATGTTTCTCCCCGTGTTACAAGCCGATGCCGCCGCCCAGCCGAGCATTCTGGGTGCTCTGCTGCCGTTCGTCCTGATCATTGTTGTCATGTACTTCCTGATGATCCGCCCGCAGCAGAAGCGTCAAAAAGCGCACAACGCTATGCTGGCAGCAGTAAAAGCCGGTGACGAAGTCGTGACCATGGGCGGCGTGTACGGCAAGGTGGCGGGTATTGACGAGAAGGACAACACACTGTGGCTGAAGATCTCGGACGAAGTCAAGATCAAGGTGGACCGCGCCGCCGTCGCACGCGTCATCGGCGCCTGA
- the def gene encoding peptide deformylase, whose protein sequence is MKLPYEETTKRHRVIIYGHPTLRRRADEVTVFDDSLREFAREMMATMDAYEGIGLAANQVDRAVRLLVIGLPDDDDESDDRHYLAIANPVIKQSSGTLDFEEGCLSIPEIRETVTRPETITVEFDTLNGERKTIEASGMLARVLQHEIDHLNGVLFIDHLSPIRRSLLSSKLKRLERESQES, encoded by the coding sequence ATGAAACTTCCTTACGAAGAGACGACGAAGCGTCACCGGGTGATTATCTACGGTCACCCCACGCTGCGGCGCCGTGCTGACGAGGTCACGGTGTTCGATGATTCTCTGCGTGAATTTGCACGTGAGATGATGGCGACTATGGACGCATACGAAGGGATCGGGTTGGCGGCGAATCAAGTGGACCGGGCTGTGCGGCTGCTCGTTATTGGCCTGCCGGACGACGATGACGAATCTGACGACCGCCACTATCTTGCCATCGCCAATCCTGTGATAAAGCAGTCCTCTGGTACATTGGATTTTGAAGAAGGCTGCCTTTCGATTCCTGAGATTCGGGAAACGGTTACGCGGCCGGAGACGATCACCGTTGAATTTGATACGCTGAACGGCGAGCGTAAAACGATCGAAGCGTCGGGAATGCTGGCGCGGGTGCTGCAGCATGAAATTGATCATCTGAACGGCGTGCTGTTCATTGACCATCTTTCGCCCATTCGACGGTCGCTGCTCTCGAGTAAACTCAAGCGCCTCGAACGCGAGTCACAGGAGTCCTAA
- a CDS encoding thioredoxin domain-containing protein yields the protein MLAACSKPAVHSNALIHEASPYLLQHAHNPVDWLPWGDAAFEQALREDKPVFLSVGYAACHWCHVMAHESFENEEIAAYLNEHFIAVKVDREERPDVDHHYMQAVQRMTGGGGWPMSVFLTPDRKPFYGGTYWAPEAKYGRPGFMDVLQGIAKAWETERDSVMNIALQLHDAVHVEFNLPPSGGTLSPALLENAVRESARNFDSVHGGFARAPKFPHAMELAMLLRYYSRTGDDSVRHMVGFTLDKMARGGIFDQIGGGFHRYSTDDKWLVPHFEKMLYDNALLGGVYSDAVKESFGGLGVWGTAYLTWEWLHREMQAPEGGFISAIDADSEGKEGWFYLWNPEQVRQVLGEDAEKFCHDFDITPQGNFEHGLSIPNLLNNADDKLQNFHRDRWPHRMRLLVARSQRIMPTRDEKVLCDWNGMLISNLVFDSSGERIANRFLTPFERDGELVHSFLGDKELRVQLLLDYAALGNGLLDLFCATGEVRWFDGAYKLADEIERRFAKGDGLYYMSEDSVAGVRSVDLYDSAMPSGNSLAGNLFIKLYYLSGEEKFRQRAEKQIDTMLPLLESHPTAFAQALLTAEWLMFPPEQVIIVSPAGRKPGGRVQDHNRQVISIDDQFAARLPANHPLESLLSGKDLMDGKPTWYFCRNFGCELPTNDFGVVIEKSRRPWQK from the coding sequence TTGCTCGCTGCCTGTTCCAAGCCCGCCGTGCACTCCAACGCCTTAATCCACGAAGCCAGTCCGTATTTATTGCAACACGCGCACAATCCTGTGGATTGGCTGCCGTGGGGTGATGCTGCGTTTGAGCAGGCGTTGCGCGAGGACAAGCCGGTGTTCTTGTCTGTGGGTTATGCGGCTTGTCATTGGTGCCACGTCATGGCGCATGAGTCCTTCGAGAACGAGGAGATTGCGGCGTATTTGAATGAGCACTTTATTGCGGTCAAGGTAGATCGCGAAGAGCGGCCCGATGTGGATCACCACTATATGCAGGCCGTCCAGCGCATGACGGGTGGCGGCGGCTGGCCGATGTCGGTGTTTCTGACACCTGACCGAAAGCCCTTTTATGGCGGCACATACTGGGCACCGGAAGCGAAATACGGTCGGCCCGGATTCATGGATGTGCTGCAAGGGATTGCGAAGGCGTGGGAAACAGAACGCGATTCCGTCATGAACATCGCGTTACAGTTGCACGACGCCGTGCATGTAGAATTCAATCTGCCGCCTTCAGGAGGCACACTCTCCCCTGCTCTGTTGGAAAACGCCGTGCGCGAGTCGGCGCGGAACTTTGATTCCGTCCACGGCGGATTCGCGCGGGCACCGAAATTTCCGCATGCGATGGAGCTGGCGATGCTGCTGCGTTACTACTCGCGCACCGGTGACGACAGCGTCAGGCACATGGTCGGATTCACGCTAGACAAGATGGCGCGGGGCGGAATATTCGACCAGATTGGCGGCGGTTTTCACCGCTACTCGACGGACGATAAATGGCTTGTGCCGCATTTCGAGAAGATGCTCTATGACAATGCGCTGCTCGGTGGCGTGTATAGCGATGCTGTGAAAGAGAGTTTCGGCGGGTTAGGCGTTTGGGGAACTGCGTATTTAACTTGGGAATGGCTGCATAGAGAAATGCAAGCGCCCGAAGGTGGCTTCATTTCAGCTATTGATGCAGATTCTGAGGGCAAAGAAGGTTGGTTTTATCTTTGGAATCCAGAGCAAGTACGACAGGTTCTTGGAGAAGATGCCGAGAAGTTCTGCCATGATTTCGATATTACCCCGCAGGGAAACTTCGAGCACGGCCTCTCGATTCCAAACTTGCTGAACAACGCGGACGACAAGCTACAGAACTTTCACAGGGACAGATGGCCGCATAGGATGAGATTGTTGGTCGCCCGGTCGCAACGCATCATGCCGACGCGTGATGAGAAGGTGCTCTGCGACTGGAATGGAATGCTCATCAGCAATCTCGTGTTCGACTCTTCCGGAGAAAGAATTGCGAATCGCTTTCTAACTCCGTTCGAACGGGATGGAGAGCTTGTGCATTCGTTTCTTGGGGACAAGGAACTTCGGGTGCAACTACTCCTCGATTACGCGGCATTGGGCAATGGGTTACTTGACCTCTTTTGTGCGACCGGTGAAGTTCGCTGGTTTGACGGTGCCTACAAGCTCGCGGACGAGATTGAACGGCGGTTTGCGAAAGGCGATGGCCTGTATTACATGAGTGAAGACTCCGTCGCCGGAGTGCGCTCGGTGGATTTGTATGACAGCGCGATGCCGTCAGGGAACTCGCTGGCGGGCAATCTTTTTATCAAGCTTTATTATTTGTCCGGCGAAGAGAAGTTCAGACAGCGAGCTGAAAAGCAAATTGATACAATGCTGCCGCTGTTAGAAAGCCATCCGACTGCGTTCGCACAAGCGCTATTGACTGCGGAGTGGTTGATGTTTCCGCCGGAACAAGTTATCATTGTAAGCCCAGCCGGGCGGAAACCAGGCGGCCGCGTGCAGGATCATAATCGGCAAGTCATCTCGATTGATGACCAGTTCGCCGCGCGCCTGCCCGCTAATCATCCACTTGAGTCACTCCTGTCAGGCAAAGACCTGATGGATGGCAAGCCTACTTGGTACTTCTGCCGGAATTTTGGGTGTGAATTGCCGACAAATGATTTTGGTGTCGTCATCGAAAAATCCAGACGGCCGTGGCAGAAGTAG
- a CDS encoding lysophospholipid acyltransferase family protein has protein sequence MADRVSMPHRTSHYLQYAAIRGVFAILRWLPRRGRAAIGVGLGRIAFLLGIRRRVMAANLLQAFPTLPPQGVRTMTRRCLEHFGTVATNLEAPLRMTADEVRDWVLFEGLETMDNAVRGGQGGIVVSGHLGNWEVIGAACARLGYPVSFVVTTQRNKLVEAWLDNLRRDAGVEIIPRKQAIKGVLNALKRNRIVAILIDQDAHEDGVFVPFFGRLSSTPRGPAVFHLRTGAPLIFMQSYRLEGEFYRGRLTHVNVPENATQESIMADLTARLEQAVRQAPEQWFWMHRRWKTTPPEFS, from the coding sequence TTGGCCGATAGAGTTTCCATGCCCCACCGAACCTCTCATTATCTTCAGTATGCCGCAATTCGCGGCGTATTTGCTATCTTGCGGTGGCTGCCCCGCCGCGGCCGCGCTGCCATTGGTGTCGGATTGGGCCGAATTGCGTTCCTGCTGGGCATTAGGCGAAGGGTTATGGCGGCTAATCTGCTGCAGGCCTTCCCCACCCTGCCACCTCAAGGCGTCCGCACCATGACCCGGCGCTGCCTCGAACATTTTGGCACCGTGGCGACGAATCTGGAGGCACCACTCCGAATGACGGCGGACGAGGTCCGCGATTGGGTGCTCTTTGAGGGCCTTGAAACCATGGACAACGCGGTCCGCGGTGGTCAAGGCGGAATCGTTGTTTCCGGTCACCTCGGCAATTGGGAAGTCATCGGCGCCGCCTGCGCCCGACTGGGCTATCCGGTGTCCTTTGTTGTGACAACCCAGCGGAACAAGCTTGTGGAAGCGTGGCTGGACAATCTGCGGCGTGACGCGGGTGTCGAGATCATCCCACGCAAGCAGGCAATCAAGGGTGTGCTGAACGCTCTGAAGCGAAACCGGATCGTGGCCATTTTGATTGACCAGGACGCTCATGAGGACGGCGTCTTCGTGCCGTTCTTTGGCCGCCTCAGTTCCACTCCGCGAGGCCCTGCTGTGTTCCATCTGCGAACCGGCGCCCCGCTAATCTTCATGCAGTCTTATCGCCTTGAAGGAGAGTTCTACCGCGGAAGGTTGACACACGTCAACGTGCCTGAGAATGCGACACAGGAGAGTATCATGGCGGACCTGACTGCCCGCCTTGAGCAGGCGGTTCGACAGGCCCCTGAACAATGGTTTTGGATGCATCGCCGATGGAAAACCACCCCGCCCGAGTTCTCATAA
- a CDS encoding glycosyltransferase family 9 protein, with protein MENHPARVLIIDTAWLGDVVFSTALVGATRQVWPEAEIHFLTAPRAQAIMTEHPQIHRLWVFDKHGAQRAMNAVLTLADELNQVRFDVVLCAHPSLRSRLLCARLAAPVRVGYTGFGERWAFTHTAHNSLAIEPDHVERRLNLLRALVPVTITPPLRIGLNATERSWADDYLKQLDGTDQPLLGLVPGSARLTKQWGVEQFIELARIWCKRTGGRTLAVLGPTEAPMRPHFEKSGQPIQVVESGLRQCAALLQRCHSVVGNDTGVSFVAIAAGAPRVVVLYGSTQVNYRFPAPHRAIAAGVPCCLPRTGHGQARCKWTGDAPWCMSQISQEQVLQHILPGP; from the coding sequence ATGGAAAACCACCCCGCCCGAGTTCTCATAATTGACACCGCCTGGCTCGGTGACGTCGTGTTCTCCACAGCGCTCGTCGGGGCGACGCGGCAGGTGTGGCCGGAGGCGGAGATTCATTTTCTTACGGCACCGCGCGCGCAGGCGATCATGACCGAGCATCCGCAGATCCATCGCTTATGGGTCTTTGACAAGCACGGCGCGCAGCGAGCCATGAATGCCGTTTTGACTTTGGCGGACGAGCTGAATCAAGTAAGGTTCGATGTCGTACTATGCGCCCATCCCTCGCTGCGCTCGCGCTTGCTGTGCGCGCGGCTTGCGGCACCGGTGAGGGTAGGCTATACGGGATTTGGCGAGCGCTGGGCGTTCACGCACACCGCGCACAATAGCCTCGCGATTGAGCCGGATCATGTTGAGCGCCGTCTGAATCTCCTGCGGGCGCTGGTTCCGGTGACGATCACGCCTCCGTTACGAATCGGGCTAAACGCCACCGAGCGCAGTTGGGCTGACGACTATCTCAAGCAACTCGATGGCACCGACCAACCACTGCTTGGCCTCGTGCCCGGTTCGGCCCGACTAACGAAACAATGGGGCGTGGAACAATTTATCGAACTTGCGCGTATCTGGTGCAAGCGAACCGGCGGCCGGACACTGGCGGTGCTCGGCCCGACGGAAGCGCCGATGCGCCCACACTTTGAAAAGTCCGGGCAGCCGATCCAGGTCGTTGAATCCGGCCTGCGGCAATGCGCGGCGTTGCTTCAGAGATGCCACTCCGTCGTCGGCAACGACACGGGCGTTTCCTTTGTCGCGATTGCGGCGGGCGCCCCGCGGGTGGTCGTGCTTTATGGCAGCACGCAGGTGAATTATCGTTTTCCAGCGCCGCATCGGGCCATCGCCGCCGGGGTACCGTGCTGTTTGCCGCGCACCGGACACGGTCAGGCGCGCTGTAAGTGGACGGGCGATGCACCGTGGTGCATGAGCCAGATTTCGCAAGAGCAAGTCCTGCAACATATATTACCTGGTCCTTAA
- the prfA gene encoding peptide chain release factor 1: MIDKIQQILRRVAEIDELLASPEISASVGQTTPLLKEAKDLAPLAEKGREYLRALNELDGARELVRGADMTMREMAAVEVSELEQKIATIEDDLRSLLLPRDPADERNAILEIRAGTGGEEAALFAGDLFRMYSRYCEVLRWKLEVASMTEAEAGGIKEVVAEIRGANAYGLLKWESGVHRVQRVPVTESQGRIHTSAASVAVLPEAEEADVEMKITDLKIDVYRSSGAGGQHVNTTESAVRITHIPTGLVVAIQDERSQIKNRAKAMKVLTSRLLAMRREEEASKVAAERKSQIGSGDRSEKIRTYNYPQNRVTDHRINLTLYKLDRVMEGDIGELIEALRLADRAEKLNRAAEHLA, encoded by the coding sequence GTGATTGATAAAATTCAACAAATTCTCCGGCGAGTGGCAGAGATTGACGAACTGTTAGCCAGTCCGGAAATTTCGGCCAGTGTTGGCCAGACGACACCCCTGCTCAAAGAGGCCAAGGACCTTGCTCCGTTGGCCGAGAAGGGCAGGGAATACCTGCGCGCCCTAAACGAACTGGATGGCGCCCGGGAGTTGGTGCGCGGGGCGGATATGACGATGCGTGAGATGGCAGCTGTGGAAGTTAGCGAGCTGGAGCAGAAGATCGCGACGATTGAGGACGATTTGCGCAGCCTCCTGTTGCCGCGCGATCCGGCCGACGAGCGCAATGCGATTTTGGAAATTCGAGCCGGAACGGGCGGCGAAGAGGCCGCACTCTTCGCGGGTGATCTGTTCCGTATGTACTCACGCTATTGCGAAGTCCTGCGATGGAAACTCGAAGTGGCCTCGATGACCGAAGCGGAAGCGGGCGGAATCAAGGAAGTCGTGGCGGAGATTAGAGGTGCGAACGCTTACGGTTTGCTCAAGTGGGAGAGCGGCGTGCATCGAGTGCAGCGCGTGCCGGTGACCGAATCGCAGGGGCGTATTCACACATCGGCGGCCTCAGTCGCCGTGCTGCCGGAGGCGGAGGAGGCAGATGTTGAAATGAAGATCACTGACCTCAAGATAGACGTCTATCGTTCATCCGGCGCGGGTGGGCAGCATGTCAATACGACGGAATCGGCCGTACGCATCACGCATATCCCGACCGGCCTGGTCGTGGCCATTCAGGATGAACGCTCGCAGATCAAGAATCGCGCGAAGGCGATGAAGGTGCTCACATCGCGCCTGTTGGCCATGCGACGCGAAGAAGAAGCGAGCAAAGTGGCGGCGGAACGAAAGAGCCAGATCGGAAGCGGTGATCGCTCCGAGAAAATCCGCACCTATAATTACCCGCAAAATCGCGTGACGGACCACCGGATCAATCTAACCCTGTACAAGCTCGACCGCGTCATGGAAGGCGACATCGGGGAGTTGATTGAGGCCCTGCGGCTGGCTGACCGGGCAGAGAAACTCAATCGCGCCGCAGAACACCTTGCATGA
- the prmC gene encoding peptide chain release factor N(5)-glutamine methyltransferase, whose amino-acid sequence MSDGKRLIDLLSATDEFFKSRGIDAPRRNAEALFAKALEIPRIELYLQYDRPLKEHELEGIRELIRRRAKREPLQYIIGRVDFCGATIGLRPGLLIPRPETEELATEFAKLLAPGARVLDIGCGSGCISVALAKSGAHVVAVDVDATAIEQTNENARTNGVQLETVRSDLFDAEFPATARAPFDAVISNPPYIRDDEYASLQTEVRDYESKRALISGPSGLEFYQRIADLLPQLLTSGGALGLEFGLGQAEPIRTLFAPHLTSLTIHRDIQGHERFIVGRSC is encoded by the coding sequence ATGAGCGACGGCAAGCGTTTGATTGACTTGTTGTCCGCCACGGATGAGTTCTTCAAGTCACGTGGTATTGACGCGCCGCGCCGGAATGCTGAAGCGCTGTTCGCTAAGGCTCTGGAGATCCCGCGTATTGAACTTTACCTACAGTATGACCGGCCGCTCAAAGAGCACGAATTAGAGGGAATACGCGAGTTGATCCGACGCCGGGCAAAACGCGAACCTCTGCAGTACATCATCGGCCGAGTGGACTTCTGCGGCGCAACGATTGGCCTGCGGCCAGGCCTGCTCATACCGCGTCCGGAAACCGAAGAGTTGGCCACCGAGTTCGCGAAATTACTCGCACCGGGTGCGCGGGTCCTCGATATCGGATGTGGATCGGGATGTATCAGCGTTGCGCTCGCGAAATCGGGAGCGCATGTTGTCGCGGTGGATGTTGACGCAACAGCCATTGAACAGACAAATGAGAATGCGCGGACGAACGGCGTTCAATTGGAAACGGTCCGATCCGATTTGTTTGATGCGGAGTTTCCGGCGACCGCGCGTGCGCCATTCGATGCGGTCATCAGCAATCCGCCGTATATTCGCGATGACGAATATGCGTCGCTGCAAACCGAAGTGCGCGATTACGAAAGCAAGCGAGCGCTGATCAGCGGCCCGAGCGGCCTCGAATTCTATCAGAGGATCGCTGACCTTCTGCCGCAGCTCTTGACGAGTGGCGGCGCTCTCGGCCTGGAATTCGGGCTCGGCCAGGCAGAGCCGATCCGAACACTGTTTGCGCCACATCTGACAAGTCTGACGATTCACCGCGATATTCAGGGGCATGAACGTTTCATCGTCGGCCGATCTTGTTGA